The Scomber japonicus isolate fScoJap1 chromosome 9, fScoJap1.pri, whole genome shotgun sequence genome includes a region encoding these proteins:
- the LOC128364871 gene encoding coiled-coil domain-containing protein 158-like yields MSSKFQPSDPHSENTELSSHHMKLRAAVATTTETHDTCSPQRFNSLTLDELSEELNRRTKETQRLQQEVENATKVALERFGCTYDISSTPEHSGYEYELNVDGSLDDSPILSAHHQKGNQPLICSPERLNQEVSTRGKEVLENVLDDCLQQMSNLQLNKMCDQPEQEPFGFDKAIMDLQIKLQKVQIEKNVLSDLRMKDSRKHVDQMEKMLRMLEEIKNIKSSEDQKLQKTENETLALNRKVETLELNIKDLYHTLLSHEKQCAHKFITSSEVTNIPRQPPLAVKVTEDHYEEKEELQEKHLLSVEHLGNEQCNGVNTQKERMEQLIASLGQEVAMLTDKLSTSKDSGISLSVKLELLKRLAEGQRSLHQRQVSELESTVTSHKDKVCRLEQQLIHAQSQLVNVQREKERSLQQTEELRSQLGQLKRCSEQQQCVFQEEVKVLRGELEVAREQLHRAGEEKKNLVALLDQRAQEGRKSQEEELQRRQKEAEEHLARLEDAQSQCQILHAERETLRLTLSEREKMVEILRLQMENSSQMTAQHSHTIDTLHQENSLLNNQLNQHKLEIQQLRAELDHHKSDLATAEHERCQLQASVTEQTRQVREESLEKQHLTTRLEVHRVQLLTLNKEHKELQRLHSCKIEEHEGVVLKLQSQLKNAQAELDQVRSTLRTLQGADEHGLQVAMGMQKEITARREEVDSLHSRIQHLEETVEKLHQEKHYQSLENQRQLQELTFVREEKRQLANELEALQSKDKQLRDRISKLESILHKMSESFTDCQDFIQLQEQEFFRLKLKHALDLKELQGQNLRTAPNVTPPVLDSPTPTALTAPPSSQHVSNTHMKSKQQQESHTWELRSLVKELRGVISENRRPHTDNSATGNSFHRRRSAPERTAFSADEYEEVKTGSRLRRKTCGSEPHFLKTAELKTISNNSFSEGHLISGPQYTSSPKLHSPGRRSPVHALLTFDPNS; encoded by the exons ATGTCATCGAAGTTTCAGCCCTCTGATCCTCATAGTGAAAACACTGAGCTATCGTCGCATCACATGAAGCTGAGAGCAGCAGTAGCAACAACAACAG AGACCCATGACACCTGCTCACCGCAGAGATTCAACAGTCTGACCCTGGATGAGTtgag TGAGGAGCTTAATAGGCGCACCAAGGAAACCCAGAGGCTTCAGCAGGAGGTGGAAAATGCCACCAAAGTGGCCTTGGAAAGATTTGGCTGCACATATGACATAAGCAGCACACCTGAGCACAGCGGCTATGAGTACGAGCTTAATGTCG ATGGCTCACTTGATGATTCACCCATTCTCTCAGCCCACCACCAGAAAGGGAATCAGCCTCTTATCTGTAGTCCAGAGCGTTTAAACCAGGAGGTCAGCACTCGTGGAAAAGAGGTGTTGGAGAATGTATTAGATGACTGCCTCCAACAGATGTCTAATTTGCAGCTCAACAAg ATGTGTGACCAACCTGAACAAGAGCCATTTGGTTTTGACAAGGCCATCATGGACCTGCAGATCAAGCTGCAGAAAGTCCAGATAGAGAAGAACGTCCTGTCTGACCTCAG AATGAAGGATTCGAGGAAACACGTTGATCAGATGGAAAAGATGCTGCGCATGTTGGAGGAgatcaaaaacatcaaaagttCTGAGGACCAGAAGCTGCAGAAAACGGAGAATGAGACGTTGGCACTTAACAGGAAAGTAGAGACACTGGAACTGAATATAAAGGATTTGTACCATACGCTGTTATCTCATGAGAAACAGTGTGCACACAAATTCATCACCAGCTCTGAAGTCACCAATATTCCAAGACAGCCACCGTTAGCTGTTAAAGTAACTGAGGATCATtatgaagaaaaagaggagcTACAGGAGAAACATCTTTTA TCAGTGGAACATCTGGGAAATGAACAGTGCAATGGAGTAAATACGCAAAAAGAAAG AATGGAGCAGCTGATAGCGAGCCTTGGCCAGGAGGTGGCGATGTTGACCGACAAACTGAGTACATCAAAAGACAGCGGCATCAGCTTAAGTGTCAAACTGGAGCTGCTAAA GAGACTTGCAGAGGGACAGAGATCATTGCACCAGCGTCAGGTCAGTGAACTGGAGTCAACCGTCACCAGCCATAAAGATAAG GTTTGTCGTCTGGAGCAGCAGCTCATTCATGCTCAGTCACAGCTGGTGAACgtccagagagagaaagaacgaTCACTACAACAGACAGAGGAGCTTCGGTCTCAGCTCGGACAACTTAAG AGGtgcagtgagcagcagcagtgtgttttcCAGGAGGAGGTAAAGGTCCTGAGAGGAGAGCTGGAGGTGGCGAGGGAGCAGCTTCACAGAGctggggaagagaaaaaaaatctagtgGCCCTGCTGGATCAGAGGGCCCAGGAGGGGAGGAAATCCCAGGAGGAGGAACTCCAGCGCAGGCAGAAAGAAGCCGAAGAG CACCTTGCCAGACTGGAAGACGCTCAGAGCCAGTGCCAGATCCTGCAcgcagagagggagacactgaggCTGACACtaagtgaaagagagaagatgGTAGAAATTCTCAGGTTGCAGATGGAGAACAGTAGCCAGATGACGGCGCAACACAGCCACACCATCGACACCCTTCACCAGGAGAACAGCCTCCTCAACAACCAGCTGAACCAGCACAAACTGGAGATTCAGCAGCTCAGG GCCGAGTTAGATCACCACAAGTCAGACCTGGCAACTGCGGAACACGAGAGGTGCCAGCTACAGGCGTCGGTGACGGAGCAGACTCGACAAGTTCGGGAGGAGAGCCTGGAGAAACAGCACCTCACCACCCGGCTAGAGGTGCACCGTGTGCAGTTACTCACCCTCAATA AGGAGCACAAGGAACTGCAACGGCTTCACAGCTGTAAGATCGAGGAGCACGAGGGTGTGGTGCTGAAGCTTCAGAGTCAGCTGAAGAACGCCCAGGCAGAGCTGGACCAGGTCAGGAGCACCCTGAGGACCCTGCAAGGGGCTGATGAACACG GCCTTCAGGTGGCCATGGGCATGCAGAAAGAGATCACTGCCAGGAGAGAAGAGGTTGACTCTCTGCATAGTAGGATCCAACATCTCGAGGAGACTGTGGAGAAGCTGCATCAG GAGAAGCACTACCAGAGCCTGGAGAACCAGCGTCAGCTCCAGGAGCTCACCTTTgtcagggaggagaaaagacagCTTGCTAATGAGCTGGAGGCCCTTCAGTCCAAAGATAAACAGTTAAGGGACAGGATCAGCAAGCTGGAGTCAATCCTTCACAAG ATGTCAGAGAGCTTCACAGACTGTCAGGATTTTATCCAGCTGCAGGAACAGGAGTTCTTTCGTCTGAAACTCAAACATGCCCTGGATTTGAAG GAACTCCAAGGTCAAAATTTGCGCACTGCTCCGAATGTAACTCCACCTGTCCTGGACTCTCCGACCCCGACAGCACTCACTGCTCCACCCTCTTCCCAGCACGTCTCCAACACCCACATGAAG tcaaagcagcagcaggagagccACACCTGGGAGCTCAGGTCTCTCGTGAAAGAGCTGCGTGGAGTGATTTCGGAGAACCGCAGACCACACACCGATAACAGCGCTACTGGCAACAGTTTCCATAGGAGGCGGTCTGCACCGGAGAGAACTGCATT CAGTGCTGACGAATATGAAGAGGTAAAAACTGGCTCCAGACTGAGAAGAAAGACTTGTGGCAG tgagcCGCATTTCCTGAAGACAGCTGAGCTGAAAACAATAAGCAACAACTCCTTCAGTGAGG GTCACCTAATATCTGGTCCACAGTACACTTCCTCCCCAAAGCTACACTCACCAGGCCGCAGGTCGCCCGTGCACGctctcctgacctttgaccctaaCAGCTAA
- the LOC128364494 gene encoding cyclin-G2-like has protein sequence MLFSRMRDLQGVDSLLLKELKSFCTKENNFLPRETGLKLMESTSTENHGGVSAKSRDTRVEELWGLTSFFGYSTQTFVQAVNLLDRFLTIMKVQPKHLPCIGVCCLHIAAKMVEEESNISPTQELIRISQSKFTVPDLCRMEKIISEKLSVEPKAVTALTFLQLYYSAFTSLSAGREEIPSIGRLEAQLKACLCRLVFSKAKPSVLALALIAQEFDTLQSITALKIVQQFQRHLKISDSTLHHWKELVAKCMTEYRSSECNKPDNKKLVWIVSRRTAQNLQASHFSVPGLPTIPEGSWDESESEDSCEDMSCGEESPCGSPGSDGEGAFFRSAFLNCRK, from the exons ATGTTGTTTTCCAGGATGAGGGATCTCCAAGGCGTCGACAGCCTGCTCTTGAAAGAGTTAAAGTCGTTCTGTACCAAAGAGAACAACTTTCTTCCAAGGGAGACTGGCCTGAAGCTGATGGAGTCGACTTCCACAGAG AATCATGGTGGAGTGTCAGCCAAAAGCAGAGACACCCGAGTGGAAGAGTTGTGGGGTCTGACCAGTTTCTTTGGCTACAGCACCCAGACTTTTGTGCAAGCTGTCAATTTGCTTGACAGATTCCTCACCATTATGAAG GTGCAGCCCAAACACTTGCCCTGTATTGGAGTATGCTGTCTCCACATTGCAGCCAAAATGGTCGAGGAGGAGAGCAATATCTCACCCACCCAAGAACTAATTCGCATCAGCCAAAGCAAGTTCACTGTGCCAGACCTCTGTCGTATGGAGAAAATCATCTCAGAGAAGCTCAGCGTGGAGCCCAAAGCAGTGACGGCCTTAACCTTTCTACAGCTCTACTATTCAGCCTTCACCTCCCTGTCTGCTGGAAG GGAGGAGATCCCAAGCATTGGGAGACTGGAAGCCCAGCTAAAAGCCTGCTTATGCCGGCTTGTTTTCTCTAAAGCAAAA CCATCAGTGCTGGCACTGGCCCTCATTGCCCAAGAGTTTGACACCCTTCAGTCCATCACCGCATTGAAGATTGTTCAGCAATTCCAAAGACATCTAAAG ATTAGCGACAGCACGTTGCACCACTGGAAGGAGCTTGTGGCCAAATGCATGACCGAGTACCGCTCAAGCGAATGTAACAAACCTGACAACAAAAAACTTGTCTGGATCGTGTCCCGGAGAACAGCTCAGAATCTTCAGGCCAGTCATTTCAGTGTACCTGGCCTGCCAACCATTCCTGAGGGGAGCTGGGATGAGAGCGAGAG CGAGGATTCCTGCGAGGACATGAGCTGTGGAGAAGAGAGCCCATGTGGTTCACCAGGCAGTGACGGAGAAGGAGCTTTCTTCCGCTCCGCCTTTCTCAACTGCAGAAAGTGA